In bacterium, the genomic window CGAGCGCACGGGCAAAATCGCCCTGGTGTCCGGCGAGGGAACGCTCGCGAGCACCTGCCACGACGACTTCGTGCGGGCGCTGGACGCCACCGGGATGGAGTACCTCGACCTGGAGCTCTCCCTCTCCGGTTACGACTACGATTCCGCGGCGTACCGGATGCTCGCCGACGGCGTCTCGGGCATCATCCTCAACGGCTCGACCGAGGACCTCCTGGGCGTCTTGAAGGCCTGCGCCGAGCTGACGTACGACCCGCCCTTCGTGGCCCTGTCCACGGCCAAGCCGCGGCGCCTCGAGCTGCCCGAGTACTACGTCCTGGACCAGGGGTACTTCGTGGGCGGCTTCTCTTCGGAATCGCCGAACGCCAAGACGACCGTCTTCGTCGAGACTTTTCGCAACAACATCGGCCACGTCCCGGGTCCCGTCGCCGCGGCGAGCTACGACGCGGCGCGCATCGTCCTGCGGGCGATAATCGAGGCCGACAGCGCCGAGGTCGGCCCCGTGGCGCAGGCCATCGCCGGTTTCGGCACGCACTCGG contains:
- a CDS encoding ABC transporter substrate-binding protein; translation: MRALDATGMEYLDLELSLSGYDYDSAAYRMLADGVSGIILNGSTEDLLGVLKACAELTYDPPFVALSTAKPRRLELPEYYVLDQGYFVGGFSSESPNAKTTVFVETFRNNIGHVPGPVAAASYDAARIVLRAIIEADSAEVGPVAQAIAGFGTHSGVAGDYELGTPPDWLFVERTVPAATGVNVELSTAPPILPVVERTVSEAVQPVKAE